Part of the Thermoplasmata archaeon genome, GGGACCGAGGGAGCCCCGGACCCTCATGCTTCGCGACCTCGGGGTCAGGCGAGGATTCAAGCCCCCCCGGGCCATTGACCGGGCAAGGGGAAGTAGGGCCGTCATGGAGGACGAGCACCTCGTTCACAATTATCTGGTCGAGCGAGGTCTGACCTCGAACGTCCCGGGGAAGGTCCTCTTCTGGGACGAGACCATGCGGGACGGGGAGCAGACCCCCGGTGTCGCCTTCACCCCGGAGGAGAAGCTCCAGATTGCCACCCTCCTGGACGACATGGGCGTCCCCCTCATGGACGTGGGCATCCCGGTCGTCTCCAAGGAGGAGGCCCGCGGCGTAAAGACCATCGCCAACGCCGGGCTGGACGCGTCCATCATGGCCGCGGCCCGAGCCGTTCGCAAGGACGTCGAGGCGTGCATCGATTGTGAAGTGGACGAGGTTTCCGTCTTCATTGCTTGCTCCGACTTGCACCTGAAATACAAACTCAACATGACCCGCGAGCAGGTCAAGGAGGCCGCGGTCCGGGAGACGGAGTACGCGAAGGACCACGGCCTCAAGGTGTCCTTCGTCACGGAGGACACGTTCCGCGCGGACCTCGACTACGTCGTCGAGCTGTACAACGCCTGCATCGAGGCCGGCGCGACCCGCGCGGTGCTCTGCGACACAGTCGGCGTGATGACGCCCGTCGGGATCCGCTGGTTCCTGGAGCAAGTCAAGCCACGGTTCCACAAGGTCCAGCTCTCCTTCCACGGCCACAACGACTTCGGCCTCGCAGTGGCGAACAGCCTCGCGGCGGTCGAGGCCGGCGTCGAGGTACCGCACACGTGCGTGAACGGTCTCGGGGAGCGGTCGGGGAACGCAAGCTTCGAGGAGCTCGTCATGACCTTGGAGGCTCTCTGCGAGAACCGGACGGGAATTGACGTCTCGCGGCTGTACGAGGTCTCGCGCCTCGTGGAGATCTTGAGCGGCGTCCCTGTCGGCGTGAACAAGCCGGTCGTAGGCTACAATGCGTTCAGCCACGAGTCGGGCATCCATGCGGATGGTGTCATCAAGCACACGGCCACGTACGAGCCCATCCAGCCTGAGCGGATCGGCCGCACGCGGCAGTTCATCTACGGCAAGCACACGGGCTCTGCCTCGGTCTTGGAGAGACTGAAATCGATGGATGTCGAGGCATCCAAGGAGGAGGTCCAGACCCTCGTGCAACTCATCAAGGAATACTCAGAGAGCAAGTCCAAGATGGACGCCCGTGCCTTCATCGAGCTCTTCCGGGAGAGGGAAGAACGCCGCCGAGGAGTCACAGAGGACGAGTTCTGGCTCTTGGCAAAGCGCGCCGGCATCCGTCTGCCAAGGAGGCTTGAGCCGGGATTCCCGAGGTACGACCTCGACCTCCCGAAGCCCCCCGGATTCTTGCCCTAGCGGACGTTTGTGACCCGCTCGCTTTCGGTTCGGGTTGGAGCGGATGGGGATCGCGGTTGAAATCTCATCCGGTCCACTTCATCATGGAGAGACGATCGCGCGTGCGGGGGCACCGGTCAGGTCCTCGGGGGGAAGCGCGATGCCGCGATGGAGGTGACGCCAAGTCCCCGCGTCTCAAGCTCAGGCCGTCAGACCGCTCTGGTCCGCGAAACCAACTGAAAGCCTTCAGTCCCTAGCCGTCAGTAGGGCAGGACAGGGGTGGTCGAGGGGACGCCCTTCGCGGCATTGAGCTCAAGGCCGTGGTCGTCGGAGCCATCCTCACGGCGCTTGGGGCGTTGGACTTTTGGGTCAACGTTTACCTCCGGACCGGAAGTGACTCCTTCTGCGCGGGGAACACATGTTATCAATTCATCGCGGAGCCAACCCCTTGGTACTCTGCGGCGGGTCTCCCAGCGGCCTTGTCGTGCGTTTCATCGGGATCTTCCTCCTTGCACGAAGAGGACGGGAAAGACCTCGACCCGAATGACAGCGTTCAGGCCTGCACCGGCTGTGTACGGAAGGCCGAAGGCGCAGCGGAGTCGGATTCGTGCCCTGCCCGATCCATTCACGGACGGTGAAACCCTCGGGCGTCGCAGAACCGGGAGCTATCGATCCGCAGGCGCGGCGAGGGCCATGAGCTCGTCGAAGCTGATGGCTCCGGTCGTCAGGCTCTCATAGGTGCCCTTCTCCCTGAGTTCGTGACCCGCGCGGCGCAAGAGGCCCATCGTCGCGTACATGGCAGCCGGACCCAGGCTCAATCGTCTCACACCGATGCGCTCGAGCTCAGCGACGGAGGGGAGGCCCTTGCGGATCATGACATTCACAGGGGCCTTCACGGCCTTCACGAAGGTCGAAATGGACTCGCGGTCAACGAGCCCCATCGGATAGAGGCAATCGGCGCCCGCGGCCTCGTACGCCTTTCCTCGTTGGATGGCCTCATCGAGTCTCGCGCTCGCACCGCGCGTCCCTACCGTGTACGCATCCGTGCGCGCGTTGAGGACGACGGGGACTCCTTGGGAGTCGGCGACCTCGCGAATCGTGCGAAGGCGGGCGATCTGCTCCCTGACGGGCCGCAGGGACCGGCCTTCGGCGCGTACCGTGTCCTCGATGTTCAGTCCGACCGCACCGGCGGCGATGAGCCCCCGCACCGTGGCCTTGAGGTGATCCAAGCTCTCACCGTAGCCCGACTCCGCGTCCACGCTGAGAGGGACTTGGAGCACTCCCGCGATCCTGCGGATCACCGAGAAGAGTTCCTTCTTGGGAATCCGCTCGCCGTCGGGATAG contains:
- a CDS encoding isocitrate lyase/phosphoenolpyruvate mutase family protein; protein product: MTVGSSQRAKANRFRALHHTDRLLVLPNAWDVPSARVFEDAGFPAIATSSAALAASLGYPDGERIPKKELFSVIRRIAGVLQVPLSVDAESGYGESLDHLKATVRGLIAAGAVGLNIEDTVRAEGRSLRPVREQIARLRTIREVADSQGVPVVLNARTDAYTVGTRGASARLDEAIQRGKAYEAAGADCLYPMGLVDRESISTFVKAVKAPVNVMIRKGLPSVAELERIGVRRLSLGPAAMYATMGLLRRAGHELREKGTYESLTTGAISFDELMALAAPADR
- a CDS encoding homoaconitate hydratase, giving the protein MEDEHLVHNYLVERGLTSNVPGKVLFWDETMRDGEQTPGVAFTPEEKLQIATLLDDMGVPLMDVGIPVVSKEEARGVKTIANAGLDASIMAAARAVRKDVEACIDCEVDEVSVFIACSDLHLKYKLNMTREQVKEAAVRETEYAKDHGLKVSFVTEDTFRADLDYVVELYNACIEAGATRAVLCDTVGVMTPVGIRWFLEQVKPRFHKVQLSFHGHNDFGLAVANSLAAVEAGVEVPHTCVNGLGERSGNASFEELVMTLEALCENRTGIDVSRLYEVSRLVEILSGVPVGVNKPVVGYNAFSHESGIHADGVIKHTATYEPIQPERIGRTRQFIYGKHTGSASVLERLKSMDVEASKEEVQTLVQLIKEYSESKSKMDARAFIELFREREERRRGVTEDEFWLLAKRAGIRLPRRLEPGFPRYDLDLPKPPGFLP